Proteins encoded together in one Bdellovibrio bacteriovorus window:
- a CDS encoding inositol monophosphatase family protein, translated as MFKGKTVENGAKSMDWKQVLSTAIKAVSLGREVLLNYFGNLEHIEEKFQAGLVSEADKESERVIAEHLKKNFPTIEFLGEESFAAKSAPGAKVEVKPAGPEGRWIVDPLDGTTNYIHRFPIFCISLALEMDGKIKLAVIDVPMLNETYTAIRGQGAFVNGRRLRVSKNQEFKKALLATGFVAEHEHVIAEQLKIFDEIVRKCRGVRRPGAAAYDLTQVARGVFDGYWERNIQPWDAAAGILLVEEAGGIIQTYKGEEYHPYKNSIVAGNPAIVKEIQNVCQKHLQSQTQ; from the coding sequence ATGTTCAAAGGGAAAACCGTGGAAAATGGCGCAAAATCAATGGATTGGAAGCAGGTCTTAAGTACAGCAATCAAGGCTGTCAGCTTGGGACGGGAAGTGCTTCTCAATTATTTCGGTAACTTAGAACATATCGAAGAAAAGTTCCAAGCAGGTCTAGTCAGCGAAGCCGACAAAGAATCAGAAAGAGTCATCGCAGAGCATCTTAAGAAAAATTTTCCGACAATTGAGTTCTTGGGCGAAGAAAGCTTTGCCGCGAAAAGCGCTCCCGGGGCGAAGGTCGAGGTAAAACCTGCGGGGCCTGAAGGTCGTTGGATCGTGGATCCATTAGATGGAACAACAAACTACATTCATCGCTTTCCGATTTTTTGTATCAGTCTTGCATTAGAAATGGATGGAAAAATCAAGCTCGCTGTCATTGATGTTCCTATGTTGAATGAAACTTATACGGCGATTCGCGGCCAGGGAGCATTTGTTAATGGCCGTAGGCTTCGTGTTTCGAAAAACCAAGAATTCAAAAAAGCGCTGCTGGCAACGGGCTTTGTGGCAGAGCACGAGCATGTGATTGCCGAACAGCTTAAAATCTTTGATGAGATTGTTCGAAAATGTCGTGGTGTGCGTCGCCCAGGCGCTGCTGCTTATGACCTGACTCAAGTTGCTCGTGGAGTTTTCGACGGCTATTGGGAGCGCAATATTCAACCTTGGGATGCGGCCGCGGGTATTCTCTTAGTTGAAGAGGCAGGCGGTATTATCCAAACGTATAAAGGCGAAGAGTATCATCCCTATAAAAACTCAATCGTCGCGGGAAACCCCGCCATCGTAAAAGAAATTCAAAACGTCTGCCAGAAGCATCTTCAATCGCAGACACAGTGA
- a CDS encoding SPOR domain-containing protein, whose translation MSSKTDAVVKLSIVFFVSLLFFSVGTFVGKKYSDNQHQLAALEPQKNNAHGEREVASVNNGHGETKSGQMTDEEIAKLAEEFVADEVAPVPAAPHGEEGHGASHDEKTVGHDAHGEVAETKTQTEPKAETAKPANPKGDKHSPVTKTEEPSSAAKNIASGKAPTTHEATEKAATVTKEERLPSSLPKDVAQYTVGKFTVQVASYTDEAEAQKLASDLKGKGYSAFYVPANIKGKQYFRVSVGQFATQKEAQSYRTELLTKSRVGSAIVQRITE comes from the coding sequence ATGAGTTCTAAAACAGACGCGGTTGTGAAACTTTCGATAGTATTCTTTGTTTCTTTGTTGTTCTTCTCTGTAGGAACATTCGTTGGCAAAAAGTACAGTGACAACCAACATCAATTGGCGGCTCTTGAACCGCAAAAAAACAATGCTCATGGCGAGCGTGAAGTAGCGTCTGTTAACAACGGTCATGGCGAAACTAAATCTGGTCAGATGACGGATGAAGAGATCGCAAAGCTTGCAGAAGAATTCGTAGCTGATGAAGTGGCTCCGGTTCCTGCGGCTCCTCATGGTGAAGAAGGCCACGGCGCTTCTCACGACGAAAAAACTGTCGGTCACGATGCTCACGGTGAAGTGGCTGAAACAAAAACTCAGACAGAACCAAAAGCTGAAACAGCGAAGCCTGCAAATCCTAAAGGTGACAAACATTCTCCAGTAACTAAAACTGAAGAGCCTTCTTCCGCAGCGAAGAACATCGCTTCTGGAAAAGCTCCAACAACTCACGAAGCGACGGAAAAAGCCGCAACAGTGACTAAAGAAGAGCGTCTTCCTTCTTCACTTCCAAAGGATGTAGCGCAATACACTGTTGGAAAATTCACTGTGCAAGTAGCTTCTTACACAGACGAAGCCGAAGCTCAAAAATTGGCTTCAGATCTTAAAGGCAAAGGTTACAGCGCGTTCTACGTACCTGCTAATATCAAAGGCAAACAATACTTCCGCGTCAGCGTAGGTCAGTTTGCGACTCAAAAAGAAGCTCAGTCTTACCGCACTGAACTTCTTACGAAAAGCAGAGTAGGTTCAGCGATCGTTCAACGAATCAC